One stretch of Pandoraea oxalativorans DNA includes these proteins:
- a CDS encoding GNAT family N-acetyltransferase, with protein sequence MSIHARPADALRPTLLGNSVELHPLERHHAQALVAAAADGELWNLKVTVVPNADTGDAYIDRALKGRDEGTVIPFVIVSTATGNVVGHTRFWKVDRANRKLEIGHTWVSASAQRSSINTEAKSLLLTYAFETMQCVRVQFTTDELNEKSRAAILRIGAKQEGIVRHERIMPDGRKRNSVRFSIIDDEWPQVKAALAERLARGASG encoded by the coding sequence ATGTCTATCCATGCAAGGCCTGCCGACGCGCTGCGACCCACGCTGCTCGGCAACAGTGTCGAACTCCATCCGCTGGAACGTCATCACGCACAGGCGCTGGTTGCTGCGGCGGCCGATGGCGAGCTGTGGAATCTGAAAGTGACCGTCGTGCCGAACGCCGATACCGGCGATGCCTACATCGACCGGGCCTTGAAGGGGCGCGATGAAGGCACCGTCATCCCTTTCGTCATCGTTTCGACGGCCACGGGCAACGTGGTCGGTCACACCCGTTTCTGGAAGGTGGACCGCGCGAACCGGAAACTGGAAATCGGCCACACGTGGGTGAGCGCGTCGGCGCAGCGCTCCAGCATCAACACCGAAGCGAAGTCCCTGTTGCTCACTTATGCGTTCGAGACGATGCAGTGCGTGCGCGTGCAATTCACGACGGATGAACTCAATGAGAAGTCGCGCGCCGCGATCCTGCGTATCGGCGCGAAGCAGGAGGGCATCGTCCGTCACGAGCGGATCATGCCCGACGGACGCAAGCGCAATTCCGTCCGGTTCAGCATCATCGACGACGAATGGCCGCAAGTGAAGGCTGCCCTGGCCGAGCGCCTTGCGCGGGGCGCGTCGGGCTGA
- a CDS encoding BrnA antitoxin family protein, producing MPRLKPGTVLPTPAEDAKIKKQSAQDSENPEWTKKRFAKAKPASKVLHEIVGDEAAEKLLRPRGRPRSEHPKERINIRLSPEVLEYFKASGNGWQTRIDAVLKQFIAEHPSVS from the coding sequence ATGCCGAGACTTAAGCCGGGAACTGTCCTCCCTACGCCGGCTGAGGACGCAAAGATCAAAAAGCAATCGGCTCAGGATTCCGAGAATCCCGAGTGGACGAAGAAGCGCTTCGCGAAGGCGAAACCTGCGTCGAAGGTACTTCACGAAATCGTGGGGGATGAGGCTGCAGAAAAGTTGCTCAGACCGCGTGGGCGGCCCAGATCCGAGCATCCGAAGGAGCGAATCAACATTCGGTTGTCGCCGGAAGTTCTCGAGTACTTCAAAGCATCGGGCAATGGATGGCAGACGCGAATCGATGCCGTACTCAAGCAATTCATTGCCGAGCATCCGAGTGTGTCGTGA
- a CDS encoding BrnT family toxin, which translates to MEISFDPAKSERNVRERGLPFTMAREFEWDSAVIEEDVRVDYGERRYCAFGYIAVRLFALVFTPRAGKIHVISLRKANSREVKRYAET; encoded by the coding sequence ATGGAAATCAGTTTCGACCCGGCGAAAAGTGAACGGAATGTGAGAGAACGGGGGTTACCGTTCACGATGGCCCGCGAATTTGAGTGGGACAGCGCCGTGATCGAGGAGGATGTCCGCGTGGACTATGGTGAACGCCGCTACTGCGCCTTCGGGTACATTGCGGTGCGGCTGTTTGCTTTGGTCTTTACGCCCCGCGCAGGAAAAATACATGTCATCAGCTTGCGCAAGGCGAATTCTCGAGAGGTGAAACGCTATGCCGAGACTTAA
- a CDS encoding GNAT family N-acetyltransferase, giving the protein MTAPVESSAAQAGRAAPHDPYGVTLADGHRYHASGPDDGVARAGQDLMLWCDARAVAVFKVSEADGAIALRASTPYDAHLPVQALLPVLAAVFCHHKACKRASVAWPGTDADPALAAWLVAAVRDGVGEQFSQADGTSTLHVSRQTFWQHPAQWLQGPSSAGMAQQYRVSDGKRHPLRAPKPVGEVYRRHIARLGTSFSLRAIDQPGDVERFHEWMNLDSVAHFWEQTGTLEEHAEYLAKMQADPHTVTLFACFDDEPFAYFEVYWAKEDRIAPFCEAADYDRGFHLLVGSTRFRSPGRTEAWLRSIVHYIFLDDPRTQRIVGEPRIDHDRWIAYMQGQGAARLREFDFPHKRAVLIAFERQTVFEQYAPW; this is encoded by the coding sequence ATGACTGCCCCTGTTGAATCGTCCGCTGCGCAAGCCGGGCGTGCTGCGCCCCATGATCCCTACGGCGTCACGCTGGCCGACGGTCATCGATATCACGCGAGCGGGCCGGACGATGGCGTCGCCCGCGCCGGTCAGGACCTCATGCTCTGGTGCGACGCGCGTGCCGTCGCCGTGTTCAAGGTGAGCGAAGCTGACGGCGCGATAGCGCTGCGGGCGAGCACGCCGTATGACGCCCATCTGCCGGTTCAGGCGTTGTTGCCGGTGCTGGCGGCTGTGTTCTGTCATCACAAGGCGTGCAAGCGGGCCAGCGTGGCGTGGCCGGGAACGGACGCCGACCCGGCGCTGGCGGCGTGGCTCGTCGCAGCGGTTCGTGACGGGGTGGGGGAGCAGTTTTCGCAAGCCGATGGTACGAGTACGTTACACGTCTCGCGTCAGACGTTCTGGCAGCACCCGGCGCAGTGGCTCCAGGGACCGTCGTCGGCCGGCATGGCGCAGCAGTACCGTGTGTCGGACGGCAAGCGCCATCCGTTGCGCGCACCGAAGCCGGTGGGCGAGGTGTATCGGCGTCACATCGCTCGACTCGGCACGAGCTTCAGCCTGCGTGCCATCGATCAGCCGGGCGACGTCGAACGCTTTCACGAGTGGATGAACCTCGACAGCGTGGCGCACTTTTGGGAGCAGACGGGCACGCTGGAGGAACATGCCGAGTACTTGGCGAAGATGCAGGCCGATCCCCACACCGTCACGTTGTTCGCGTGTTTCGACGACGAGCCGTTTGCCTACTTCGAGGTGTATTGGGCGAAGGAAGACCGCATTGCGCCGTTTTGCGAGGCGGCCGACTACGACCGAGGTTTCCATTTGCTGGTGGGTTCGACGCGTTTTCGCTCACCCGGGCGCACCGAAGCATGGCTGCGGTCTATCGTCCACTACATCTTCCTCGACGATCCGCGTACGCAGCGCATCGTCGGCGAGCCGCGCATCGATCACGACCGCTGGATCGCCTATATGCAGGGGCAGGGCGCGGCCCGCCTGCGCGAGTTCGATTTTCCGCACAAGCGCGCCGTGCTGATCGCCTTCGAACGTCAGACGGTGTTCGAGCAATACGCGCCGTGGTGA
- a CDS encoding iron-siderophore ABC transporter substrate-binding protein, with translation MPAKSDAGAPAHPARRRCLKYLAAGAVAMTGAVPLDVHAQNYRGLFNRASPVLPTPARRVVSLEFLFTESLLALDVTPIGVADPRGYTQWVKYRADRLRADSAVGTREQPNLEAIAALRPDLIVAYAYRHERLFDALARIAPTVVFNVQPAEGEGDALDRMLAIFRSLGGMTGRVDAAAQIVADSQARIAEARASALRDGFRDAPIALLNANAGGGNFWAYDNKDMIGALIGHLGARNALGWLDERQSMVNLSLGDLARHPEWSLIVVDNGAAPAYQLPVWRALPAVRDGRVAFLPPSWGFGGPVSLDRITGLVGTAFASMAPAMRARAASGV, from the coding sequence ATGCCGGCTAAATCTGATGCAGGCGCGCCGGCTCACCCGGCACGCCGCCGCTGCCTGAAATACCTCGCCGCCGGCGCGGTCGCGATGACCGGTGCGGTGCCGCTCGATGTGCACGCGCAGAACTATCGCGGCTTGTTCAACCGCGCGTCGCCTGTCTTGCCGACGCCCGCCCGCCGGGTCGTCTCGCTGGAGTTTCTGTTTACCGAGTCGCTGCTGGCGCTCGACGTCACGCCAATCGGGGTGGCCGATCCGCGTGGCTACACGCAGTGGGTCAAATATCGTGCGGACCGGTTGCGCGCGGACAGCGCCGTGGGCACGCGCGAGCAACCGAATCTCGAAGCGATTGCGGCGTTGCGTCCCGATCTGATCGTCGCGTATGCGTATCGGCACGAACGGTTGTTCGACGCATTGGCGCGTATCGCACCGACCGTTGTCTTCAACGTCCAGCCCGCCGAGGGCGAGGGGGACGCTCTCGACCGCATGCTGGCCATCTTCCGATCCCTGGGCGGCATGACGGGGCGTGTCGACGCGGCAGCGCAAATCGTCGCCGATAGCCAGGCACGCATTGCCGAGGCGCGTGCGAGTGCGTTGCGCGACGGTTTTCGCGACGCGCCGATTGCGCTGCTCAACGCCAACGCGGGTGGCGGCAACTTCTGGGCGTACGACAACAAGGACATGATCGGCGCGCTGATCGGGCATCTGGGGGCGCGCAACGCACTCGGATGGCTCGACGAGCGTCAGTCGATGGTCAATCTGTCGCTGGGCGATCTGGCGCGGCATCCCGAGTGGTCGCTGATCGTTGTCGACAACGGCGCTGCGCCCGCGTATCAACTGCCGGTCTGGCGGGCGTTGCCTGCCGTGCGCGACGGACGTGTCGCGTTTCTGCCGCCATCGTGGGGTTTTGGCGGCCCGGTATCGCTCGACCGGATTACCGGTCTCGTCGGCACGGCGTTCGCATCGATGGCGCCCGCCATGCGTGCGAGGGCCGCGTCCGGTGTATGA
- a CDS encoding iron ABC transporter permease — protein sequence MDRTVADMAAERTVATLHLARRLTLPAHAAPRQYARRTRALWGGWLALVLAVVVHALANDAWPGAATIAQAMRGGPSGMSRDATLGWLLFVDAWMPQIRAGLAAGACLGLAGALLQTITQNPLASGELLGVSAGAQMGLIVALLVPGLAVLPMMLAGGVLAALFTFALAGGTRTTPLRLTLAGAANALALSALCMLALTLYTRAAVGVVQWSTGSLQQFGKRGADEAMWLLLPAGVALLALLHPLGLARFGQAQASALGQRVGAVRVGTILLAAALSAIAIALAGPVGFVGLAAPNLVRLMGVHRPAWLIPLSALWGGAMLIVTDAIARALLTFGALPVGVMSAVIGAPVLLLLLRYGLPASTAEMTAPMAAGHRASNRRPMAVIAALVVIALIAVTGLTLTMGVLSWPSAWQWRDVVDPHTAAGMLVDLRLPRSLIAMGAGALLAGSGVLLQGACRNPLAGPELLGVNQAAGLAVLALLLVSPDAAARWSMPAAWAASAGVLAIVLGVNARWGLAPMRVILTGMALAGLLAALANLLVLQFHVHATQALVWLVGSSYGQSWHGVRALLPWLAICLPLAVYAGRWLDLLSLGDETAEALGVPVVRARLGLLVLASAMAAAAVATVGPVAYVGLIVPNALRSLPLTGTRDRIVTAALAGALLLGVADLFGRTLFAPLDFPLGIVTAAVGTPLFLWLLSRTFLRSHAHAG from the coding sequence ATGGACCGAACGGTGGCCGACATGGCGGCTGAGCGTACGGTGGCGACCTTGCACCTCGCCCGCCGGCTCACGTTGCCCGCGCACGCCGCACCACGTCAGTACGCGCGCCGCACACGCGCGCTATGGGGGGGATGGCTGGCGCTCGTGCTCGCCGTCGTCGTCCACGCGCTCGCTAACGACGCATGGCCGGGGGCGGCCACGATCGCTCAGGCGATGCGAGGGGGGCCGAGCGGCATGAGTCGCGACGCCACGCTCGGCTGGTTGCTGTTCGTGGACGCATGGATGCCGCAGATTCGTGCGGGCCTTGCCGCCGGGGCGTGCCTTGGACTCGCCGGTGCGTTGCTCCAGACCATCACGCAGAATCCGCTCGCGTCCGGCGAATTGCTCGGCGTGTCGGCGGGTGCGCAGATGGGGCTCATCGTTGCGTTGCTCGTGCCGGGCCTCGCCGTCCTGCCGATGATGCTGGCGGGCGGCGTGCTGGCGGCGCTTTTCACGTTCGCGCTCGCGGGCGGCACGCGCACGACACCGCTGCGTCTCACATTGGCCGGGGCGGCGAATGCGCTCGCGCTCTCGGCGTTATGCATGCTTGCGCTGACGCTCTACACCCGTGCGGCCGTGGGCGTTGTGCAGTGGAGTACGGGGTCGTTGCAGCAGTTCGGCAAACGCGGGGCGGACGAAGCGATGTGGTTGCTGCTCCCGGCGGGTGTGGCCTTGCTGGCGTTACTGCATCCGCTCGGACTGGCGCGCTTCGGCCAAGCGCAGGCGTCGGCTTTAGGACAGCGTGTCGGCGCGGTGCGTGTGGGGACGATTCTGCTCGCGGCCGCTCTGTCTGCGATTGCCATTGCGCTGGCGGGGCCGGTCGGCTTCGTCGGGCTGGCCGCGCCGAATCTGGTGCGGCTAATGGGCGTTCACCGGCCCGCATGGCTAATTCCGCTCTCGGCGTTGTGGGGCGGCGCAATGCTCATCGTCACCGACGCCATTGCGCGCGCGCTCCTGACGTTCGGTGCGCTGCCGGTCGGCGTGATGAGCGCCGTCATCGGCGCACCGGTGCTGCTGCTGTTGCTTCGCTACGGCCTGCCCGCGAGCACTGCGGAGATGACCGCCCCGATGGCGGCTGGCCATCGTGCGTCCAACCGGCGTCCGATGGCCGTGATCGCCGCGCTGGTCGTCATCGCGCTGATCGCCGTCACCGGCCTGACGCTGACGATGGGTGTGCTGTCGTGGCCGTCGGCATGGCAATGGCGCGACGTTGTCGATCCGCACACGGCGGCCGGCATGCTGGTCGACCTGCGTCTGCCGCGCAGTCTGATCGCGATGGGCGCCGGGGCACTGCTCGCAGGCAGCGGCGTGTTGCTTCAGGGGGCGTGCCGGAATCCGCTGGCCGGGCCGGAATTGCTGGGCGTGAATCAGGCGGCAGGACTGGCGGTGCTTGCGCTGCTGCTGGTGTCGCCAGATGCCGCTGCACGCTGGTCGATGCCCGCCGCGTGGGCGGCGAGCGCCGGGGTGCTGGCGATCGTGCTCGGCGTGAACGCGCGCTGGGGACTCGCGCCAATGCGAGTGATTCTGACGGGCATGGCGTTGGCCGGTCTGCTCGCAGCGTTGGCGAACCTGCTCGTGCTGCAATTCCACGTGCATGCCACGCAGGCGCTGGTATGGCTCGTCGGCAGCAGTTACGGGCAATCGTGGCACGGCGTGCGGGCGTTGCTGCCCTGGCTGGCGATCTGCCTGCCGCTCGCGGTGTATGCGGGGCGGTGGCTCGACTTGTTGAGTCTCGGCGACGAGACGGCCGAGGCGCTGGGCGTGCCGGTCGTGCGTGCCCGTCTCGGATTGCTGGTGCTAGCGAGCGCGATGGCGGCGGCGGCGGTGGCGACGGTCGGTCCGGTGGCTTACGTCGGATTGATCGTCCCGAACGCGCTGAGATCGCTACCGCTGACCGGCACCCGCGACCGTATCGTCACGGCGGCGCTGGCGGGCGCGTTGTTACTCGGCGTGGCCGACTTGTTCGGACGTACGCTGTTCGCGCCGCTCGATTTCCCGCTGGGCATCGTCACCGCTGCCGTCGGCACGCCGCTCTTCCTTTGGCTGCTCTCCCGCACTTTCCTGAGGTCGCATGCGCATGCCGGCTAA
- a CDS encoding ABC transporter ATP-binding protein: protein MTEFLTPAAGASLRAEGLNVAVGARNVLTQVDVTFAAGRVSALCGPNGCGKSTLLRTLGGLLKPVSGRVWLDDTPLDSLRARERARRIALLAQTPGMPFGMTVAELVACGRYSHTGMGGRLGERDNLAIERALHLMELDTLCTRDVTALSGGERQRAFIAMALAQEGNVLLLDEPTTYLDVRHRIDILARIRELNRETGMTVVWVLHDLNQAAAFSDAMLLMRDGKLVFSGTPDETMDPDRLMAVFATPMQRIDFQGLPMCLPVLGGQVGRRDVCEPVEVGGASVSNVSKVPDGPNGGRHGG, encoded by the coding sequence ATGACCGAATTTCTGACGCCTGCCGCAGGCGCGTCGTTGCGTGCGGAAGGCCTTAATGTTGCTGTGGGGGCCCGCAACGTCCTCACTCAGGTCGATGTGACCTTCGCCGCAGGCCGTGTGAGCGCACTGTGCGGCCCGAACGGCTGCGGCAAGAGCACGCTGCTGCGCACCCTGGGCGGCCTGCTCAAACCCGTGTCGGGCCGCGTATGGCTCGACGACACGCCGCTCGACTCGCTGCGTGCACGTGAGCGTGCGCGTCGCATCGCGCTGCTCGCGCAGACGCCCGGCATGCCGTTCGGCATGACCGTCGCCGAACTCGTCGCTTGCGGCCGCTACAGCCATACCGGCATGGGTGGACGCCTTGGCGAGCGCGACAACCTCGCCATCGAGCGCGCCCTGCATCTCATGGAACTGGACACGCTGTGCACGCGCGACGTCACGGCGTTGTCCGGCGGGGAGCGTCAGCGCGCGTTCATCGCCATGGCGCTGGCGCAGGAGGGCAACGTGCTGTTGCTCGACGAGCCGACGACGTATCTCGACGTGCGCCACCGGATCGACATTCTTGCGCGTATTCGCGAACTCAATCGCGAGACGGGCATGACCGTCGTGTGGGTGCTGCACGACCTCAATCAGGCCGCCGCCTTCTCCGACGCCATGCTGCTCATGCGCGACGGCAAGCTTGTCTTCTCGGGCACACCCGACGAGACGATGGACCCGGACCGTCTGATGGCGGTGTTCGCCACGCCGATGCAGCGCATCGACTTTCAGGGCTTGCCGATGTGCTTGCCGGTGCTGGGCGGGCAGGTGGGACGTCGTGACGTCTGCGAGCCGGTTGAGGTCGGCGGGGCGAGCGTCTCGAACGTGTCGAAGGTCCCGGATGGACCGAACGGTGGCCGACATGGCGGCTGA
- a CDS encoding penicillin acylase family protein — protein MRTGLVIVVLCLAACTSPTSPTHQIAEAPKPPASRVSSITAHYTADVRRTTDGTAHVRADNWGSLGYGFGYAQAQDNLCTLAESIVTFRGERSLAFGADGRVVRRATFGQPNNLDADVFFRMTFDTNTLDRYRAAQSPRGRELAQGFADGVTRYLQDMRAGTDAARHTACRNADWMRQVGTVTEDDVYRRLYAAALAASAATQITAIATARPPSASAAIDERSRPARKVATASPAAGSPTSLASINDAGVGSNAFAFGASLSADGQPILYGSPHWYWEGPDRLYPAHLTIPGQFDVSGVGMLGAPFIMIGFTQNVAWTHTVSSARRFGLIALTLDPTDPTRYRLDGRTEAMQRVSVTVPVRDAQGKTSTVSRTLYRTTDGPVVNLSAMSPALGWTTRQALVLRDANANNFGLLDHYLRMAQADSLDAFASGMRTDAANPWVNTVAIGRRDPRVWFGDIGPVPGVPDALSAACTAKPAGLAFAKAAPGLPVLDGSRSACAWQTAPDSPLPGTLGRGEMPDIMSDTVVANMNDSAWLAAPDAPLTHLSRVLGQSNAPLSLRSREGLQRIAALRAAGPVTQQAVRESVLRATPLSANLARKSFLARACPSEAERKDKRFDVRVTQDPLDGKPLKSSQTVDLAPACRVLAAWDGTGERSARGANLWDAVWIRLAGVDATGRRAFAEPFDATHPVASPAGLAADGTSLAQTLGAAVLEMQRMGLALDSRRDEALFATRGGRRIGLSGGCDIAGYFSIMCADARMGTDRYGMDTVARGDTYLQVVSFPDDPARRVAASTLDASGPSDDRADPRNATALQAWADKRWQAAPFTQADVDAATVSVLHLSQ, from the coding sequence GTGCGGACCGGACTGGTCATCGTCGTCCTGTGCCTTGCAGCATGCACTTCACCTACGTCGCCGACGCATCAGATCGCCGAAGCGCCCAAACCCCCGGCATCCCGCGTCTCGTCCATTACCGCGCATTACACCGCCGACGTCCGTCGCACGACCGACGGCACCGCCCATGTCCGCGCGGACAACTGGGGCAGCCTCGGTTATGGCTTCGGTTACGCGCAGGCGCAGGACAATCTCTGCACGCTCGCCGAGAGCATCGTGACGTTTCGCGGCGAACGCTCGCTGGCCTTCGGGGCGGACGGTCGGGTTGTGCGACGTGCGACCTTCGGTCAGCCGAACAACCTGGATGCGGACGTCTTCTTTCGTATGACGTTCGACACCAACACCCTCGACCGGTATCGCGCCGCCCAGTCGCCGCGCGGACGTGAACTGGCACAGGGCTTCGCGGACGGTGTGACGCGCTATCTGCAAGACATGCGCGCGGGTACGGACGCCGCTCGGCACACCGCCTGCCGCAACGCCGACTGGATGCGCCAGGTAGGCACCGTGACGGAGGACGACGTCTACCGCCGCCTCTACGCCGCCGCACTCGCTGCGAGCGCCGCCACGCAGATCACCGCCATCGCGACGGCACGGCCGCCATCGGCCAGCGCCGCGATCGATGAACGATCACGCCCGGCGCGCAAGGTCGCAACCGCGTCGCCCGCCGCAGGGTCCCCAACCTCGCTGGCCTCGATCAACGATGCGGGCGTCGGCAGCAACGCCTTCGCCTTCGGGGCGTCGCTGAGTGCCGATGGCCAGCCGATTCTGTACGGCAGCCCGCACTGGTACTGGGAAGGTCCCGACCGGCTGTACCCTGCGCATCTCACGATCCCCGGCCAGTTCGACGTCTCGGGTGTCGGCATGCTCGGCGCGCCGTTCATCATGATCGGCTTCACGCAGAACGTCGCGTGGACGCATACGGTATCGAGTGCGCGACGCTTCGGCCTCATCGCCCTCACGCTCGATCCGACGGACCCGACCCGCTACCGGCTCGACGGCCGAACCGAAGCCATGCAGCGCGTTTCCGTCACCGTCCCCGTGCGCGATGCGCAAGGCAAGACGTCGACCGTCTCGCGAACGCTGTATCGCACGACCGACGGGCCAGTCGTCAATCTCTCGGCCATGTCCCCGGCGCTCGGCTGGACGACGCGTCAGGCACTGGTCCTGCGCGACGCCAACGCCAACAACTTCGGCCTGCTCGATCACTATCTGCGCATGGCGCAGGCCGACTCGCTCGACGCGTTCGCGTCGGGCATGCGCACCGACGCGGCCAATCCGTGGGTCAACACCGTGGCCATCGGCCGACGCGACCCGCGCGTGTGGTTCGGCGATATTGGCCCGGTGCCGGGCGTGCCGGACGCGTTGTCGGCCGCTTGCACCGCCAAGCCCGCAGGACTGGCCTTCGCGAAGGCCGCGCCGGGTCTGCCTGTCCTGGACGGCAGCCGCAGCGCCTGCGCATGGCAAACCGCGCCGGACAGCCCGTTACCCGGCACGCTCGGACGCGGCGAGATGCCGGACATCATGAGCGACACGGTCGTCGCCAACATGAACGACAGTGCGTGGCTGGCCGCACCGGATGCGCCCCTCACCCATCTAAGCCGTGTGCTCGGCCAAAGCAACGCACCGCTTTCGCTGCGCAGCCGCGAGGGCTTGCAACGCATCGCCGCCTTGCGCGCCGCCGGTCCGGTCACGCAGCAGGCAGTGCGCGAGTCCGTGCTGCGCGCCACGCCCTTGTCCGCCAATCTCGCGCGCAAGTCGTTCCTCGCGCGCGCGTGCCCCTCTGAAGCCGAGCGCAAAGACAAACGCTTCGACGTGCGAGTCACACAAGATCCGCTCGACGGCAAACCGTTGAAGTCGTCACAGACTGTCGATCTGGCGCCCGCCTGCCGCGTGCTGGCCGCCTGGGACGGCACGGGCGAGCGCAGCGCTCGGGGCGCGAACTTGTGGGATGCCGTCTGGATCCGGCTCGCAGGCGTCGATGCCACCGGACGTCGGGCGTTCGCCGAGCCGTTCGATGCCACGCACCCCGTCGCGTCGCCCGCCGGACTCGCCGCAGACGGCACGTCGCTCGCACAGACGCTGGGCGCGGCCGTGCTGGAGATGCAGCGCATGGGACTGGCGCTCGACAGCCGACGCGACGAAGCGCTCTTCGCCACGCGCGGCGGACGCCGCATCGGACTGTCGGGCGGCTGCGACATCGCGGGCTACTTCTCGATCATGTGCGCCGACGCCCGCATGGGCACCGACCGCTATGGCATGGACACGGTTGCGCGCGGCGACACGTATCTCCAGGTCGTCTCCTTCCCCGACGATCCGGCGCGGCGCGTCGCTGCCTCGACGCTCGACGCATCCGGCCCCTCGGACGACCGCGCCGATCCGCGCAATGCAACAGCCCTGCAAGCGTGGGCCGACAAACGCTGGCAGGCCGCGCCGTTCACGCAGGCCGACGTCGATGCAGCCACCGTCAGCGTGCTGCATCTCTCGCAATGA